Proteins encoded by one window of Glycine soja cultivar W05 chromosome 15, ASM419377v2, whole genome shotgun sequence:
- the LOC114386867 gene encoding putative disease resistance protein RGA4 gives MAAEMVAGALVSTFVQMTIDSLASRFVDYFRGRKLNKKLLSNLKVKLLAIDVLADDAELKQFRDARVRDWLFKSKDLVFEAEDLLEEIDYELSKCQVEAESQPILNKVSNFFKPSSLSSFNKEIESRMEQILDDLDDLESQSGYLGLTRTRGVGVGSGSGSKVLEKLPSASSVVESDIYGRDDDKKLIFDWISSDTDEKLSILSIVGMAGLGKTTLAQLVYNDPRIVCKFDVKAWICVSEEFDVFNVSRAILETITDSTDHGRELEIVQRRLKEKLADKKFLLVLDDVWNESRPKWEAVQNALVCGAQGSKVLVTTRSKEVASTMRSKEQRLEQLQEDYCWQLFAKHAFKDDNLPRDPVCPEIGMKIVQKCEGLPLALKSMGSLLHNKPFAWEWESVLQSEIWELKDSDIVPALALSYHHLPPHLKTCFAYCALFPKDYVFDRECLIQLWMAENFLNCHQRNKNPEEVGQQYFNGLLSRSFFQQSSKYKEVFVMHDLLNDLAKYVCGDIYFRLGVDQAKSAQKTTRHFSFSIITKPFFDEFGTSCDTKKLRTFMSTRCRTDEYDHSWHWNVSIHELFSKFKFLRVLSLSHCININELPDTVCNLKHLRSLDLSYTSIKKLPDSTCSLSNLQILNVNYCGSLKELPSNLHELTNLHCLEVVYTNLIKVPPHLGKLKNLQVSMSSFDVGKSSEFTIQQLGELNLHGTLSFRELQNIENSSDALAADLKNKTRLVELKLEWNSDWKPDDSAKERDVVVIENLQPSKHLEKLSIINYGGKQFPNWLSDNSLSNVVSLMLGNCQSCQRLPSLGLLPFLKNLEISRLDGIVSIGADFHGNSSSSFPSLETLKFSSMKAWEKWECEAVTGAFPCLQYLYIGKCPKLKGDLPEQLLPLKKLEISECKQLEASAPWALELYLKDFGKLQLDWAYLKKLSMGGHSMEASLLEKSDTLKELEIYCCPKYEMCCDCEMSDNGFGSQKTFPLDFFPALRTLHLRGFRNLQMITQDHTHNHLEVLAFDECPQLESLPGSMHILLPSLKKLVIEDCPRVESFPEGGLPSNLKEMRLYKCSWGLMASLKGALGDNPSLETLHIGELDAESFPDEGLLPLSLTCLWIYVFRNLKKLDYKGLCQLSSLKELNIIDCPNLQQLPEEGLPKSISFLLIDGCRNLEQRCQNPGGEDWPKIAHIPTLYISYDSDSDADF, from the exons ATGGCAGCAGAAATGGTTGCTGGTGCTCTTGTTTCTACTTTCGTTCAGATGACAATTGACAGTTTGGCTTCTCGTTTTGTGGACTACTTTCGTGGAAGAAAACTCAATAAGAAGCTGCTGAGTAACTTGAAGGTGAAGCTACTAGCCATCGATGTTCTTGCTGATGATGCAGAACTTAAGCAGTTCAGAGATGCACGTGTCAGAGATTGGCTTTTTAAGTCCAAAGATTTAGTGTTTGAAGCAGAGGATCTCTTGGAAGAAATAGACTATGAACTCTCCAAATGCCAAGTAGAAGCTGAATCCCAGCCCATTCTTAACAAGGTGAGCAATTTCTTCAAACCTTCTTCTTTGAGCTCTTTTAACAAGGAAATTGAATCAAGGATGGAACAAATCCTTGATGACCTGGATGATCTTGAAAGCCAAAGTGGTTATCTAGGTTTGACAAGGACCCGTGGTGTTGGGGTTGGATCAGGATCGGGTAGTAAAGTGTTAGAAAAATTGCCATCAGCATCTTCGGTGGTAGAAAGTGATATTTATGGCagagatgatgacaaaaaattGATCTTCGACTGGATCAGTTCTGACACTGATGAAAAGCTATCAATACTTTCTATTGTGGGCATGGCCGGGTTGGGTAAGACCACGCTTGCCCAACTTGTATACAATGACCCAAGAATAGTGTGTAAGTTTGATGTCAAAGCTTGGATCTGTGTTTCAGAAGAATTTGATGTTTTCAATGTATCAAGAGCAATTCTTGAGACTATTACTGATTCGACTGATCATGGTAGAGAGCTAGAAATAGTTCAGAGAagactaaaagaaaaattggcAGATAAAAAATTTCTCCTCGTTTTGGATGACGTTTGGAACGAAAGCAGGCCTAAATGGGAAGCTGTGCAGAatgctcttgtttgtggagctCAGGGAAGTAAGGTCCTTGTCACAACACGCAGTAAGGAAGTTGCTTCTACCATGCGGTCAAAAGAACAAAGGCTGGAGCAATTACAAGAAGATTATTGCTGGCAATTGTTTGCAAAACATGCATTCAAAGATGATAATCTTCCACGAGATCCAGTATGCCCAGAGATTGGTATGAAGATTGTTCAAAAATGTGAAGGACTTCCTCTAGCCTTGAAGTCAATGGGAAGTCTATTACACAACAAACCATTTGCCTGGGAATGGGAAAGCGTGTTGCAAAGCGAAATATGGGAATTAAAGGACAGTGATATTGTTCCTGCTTTAGCATTGAGCTATCACCACCTTCCTCCCCATCTCAAGACATGCTTTGCTTACTGTGCTTTATTCCCCAAGGATTATGTGTTTGACAGGGAGTGTTTAATTCAGTTGTGGATGGCTGAAAATTTCCTAAACTGCCATCAACGCAataagaatccagaagaagttGGCCAACAGTACTTCAATGGTCTACTATCAAGGTCCTTCTTTCAACAATCAAGCAAATATAAAGAAGTATTTGTCATGCATGACCTTCTAAATGATTTGGCAAAATATGTTTGTGGGGACATCTATTTCAGGTTGGGAGTTGATCAAGCAAAAAGTGCACAGAAAACAACCCGACATTTTTCATTTTCGATCATTACCAAACCATTTTTTGATGAGTTTGGAACTTCATGTGATACTAAAAAGTTGCGTACATTTATGTCAACAAGGTGTAGAACTGATGAATATGACCATAGTTGGCATTGGAATGTGTCCATACATGAATTGTTCTCCAAATTTAAGTTCTTACGTGTCTTATCTCTGTCTCATTGTATAAACATTAATGAGCTGCCTGACACTGTTTGCAATCTTAAACATCTTCGTTCATTAGACCTTTCCTATACTAGCATAAAAAAACTACCTGATTCAACATGTTCACTCTCCAACTTGCAAATACTGAATGTGAACTATTGTGGATCTTTGAAGGAGCTGCCCTCGAATTTGCATGAACTCACCAATTTGCATTGCCTTGAAGTTGTTTATACTAATCTGATAAAGGTGCCACCGCATCTGGGAAAGCTGAAGAATCTTCAAGTATCCATGAGTTCTTTTGATGTTGGCAAAAGTAGCGAGTTCACTATTCAACAATTAGGAGAGCTCAATCTTCATGGAACATTGTCATTTAGGGAGCTGCAGAATATTGAGAATTCCTCAGATGCATTAGCTGcagatttgaaaaataaaacgcGCCTTGTGGAACTAAAGTTAGAATGGAATTCGGACTGGAAGCCTGATGATTctgccaaagaaagggatgtaGTTGTAATTGAGAATCTACAACCTTCCAAACACCTGGAGAAGTTGTCAATCATCAACTATGGTGGTAAACAATTCCCAAATTGGTTATCCGATAATTCTTTATCAAATGTGGTGTCCTTAATGTTGGGCAACTGTCAATCTTGTCAACGTTTGCCTTCCCTTGGACTTTTGCCATTTCTCAAGAACCTTGAGATTTCAAGGCTTGATGGGATAGTGAGCATTGGTGCTGATTTTCATGGCAATAGCTCCTCTTCATTTCCATCGTTGGAAACATTGAAGTTCTCCTCTATGAAAGCATGGGAAAAATGGGAATGTGAAGCTGTGACAGGTGCTTTTCCATGTCTTCAATATCTTTATATAGGCAAATGTCCCAAGCTGAAAGGTGACCTCCCAGAGCAACTTCTTCCTTTAAAGAAGCTAGAAATTAGTGAGTGCAAACAACTTGAGGCTTCAGCTCCCTGGGCTCTAGAACTATACCTGAAAGACTTTGGAAAGCTGCAACTTGACTGGGCTTATTTGAAAAAGCTCAGCATGGGCGGACACAgcatggaagcatcgttgctgGAAAAGTCTGATACTTTGAAAGAACTGGAAATTTATTGTTGCCCGAAATATGAAATGTGTTGCGATTGTGAAATGAGTGATAATGGCTTTGGCTCTCAAAAGACTTTTCCGCTAGATTTCTTCCCAGCACTCAGGACCCTTCATCTCAGAGGCTTTCGTAATCTACAGATGATTACACAGGATCACACCCATAATCATCTTGAAGTTCTGGCATTCGATGAGTGCCCTCAATTAGAATCATTGCCTGGAAGCATGCATATACTGCTTCCATCTCTGAAGAAGCTAGTAATAGAAGATTGTCCAAGAGTTGAGTCGTTCCCTGAAGGAG GTTTGCCATCAAATCTAAAAGAGATGCGACTCTATAAATGCTCGTGGGGACTCATGGCCTCACTGAAAGGGGCTTTGGGAGACAATCCCTCTCTGGAAACCTTGCACATAGGAGAGCTGGATGCGGAATCTTTTCCTGATGAAGGCTTGCTGCCACTCTCTCTTACTTGTCTATGGATCTATGTTTTTCGAAATCTGAAAAAACTGGACTACAAGGGGCTCTGTCAGCTCTCCTCTCTCAAGGAATTGAATATTATAGACTGCCCCAACCTCCAACAGCTACCCGAGGAGGGTCTTCCCAAAtccatttcatttcttttaattgaTGGCTGCCGCAACCTCGAGCAGCGTTGCCAGAACCCAGGAGGCGAAGACTGGCCAAAGATTGCTCACATTCCAACCCTGTATATTTCGTATGATAGTGATAGTGATGCTGATTTTTAA